The Neofelis nebulosa isolate mNeoNeb1 chromosome X, mNeoNeb1.pri, whole genome shotgun sequence genome has a segment encoding these proteins:
- the LOC131502943 gene encoding protein FAM156A/FAM156B-like, producing the protein MDHTSMDPLRKCSSTLISESSPMISEETSREVTAASSPSFSELLMMGLGDLKTSPGTKYPAPLPEGLLQQRYRDEKTLQERRWERSASPQRKKTLLGHMRRRHLDQVAPYRVERKARISSSGDRDQNRFRCECRYCQSHRPNVSGMSAERKGAPHASSWETLVQGLSGLTLSLSTSRPGLLPEGVLQQQERDEKLQLEMQQESKRMFQRLLKQWLKEN; encoded by the coding sequence ATGGACCACACCTCCATGGATCCACTCCGGAAATGCAGCTCAACACTGATTTCTGAGTCTTCCCCAATGATCTCTGAAGAGACCTCCCGGGAAGTCACGGcagcctcctctccttccttctcggAACTGCTTATGATGGGCCTGGGTGACCTCAAAACCAGTCCTGGCACCAAATACCCTGCCCCTCTTCCAGAGGGGCTGCTCCAGCAGCGCTACAGAGATGAGAAAACCCTACAAGAGAGGCGGTGGGAAAGGTCAGCGTCCCCTCAGAGGAAGAAAACCCTTCTGGGGCACATGAGACGGCGGCACCTCGATCAGGTGGCACCTTATCGGGTGGAGAGGAAAGCCAGGATCTCCTCCTCAGGTGATAGAGATCAGAACAGATTCAGATGTGAATGTCGATACTGCCAGAGCCATAGGCCAAATGTCTCTGGGATGTCTGCAGAGAGGAAAGGGGCCCCCCATGCTTCCTCCTGGGAGACACTGGTACAGGGCCTCAGCGGCTTGACCCTCAGCCTGAGCACCAGCCGACCTGGCCTGCTGCCCGAAGGGGTGCTCCAGCAGCAGGAAAGAGACGAGAAGCTCCAACTGGAGATGCAGCAGGAAAGCAAAAGGATGTTTCAGAGGCTCCTAAAGCAGTGGttgaaagaaaactga